ATTAATAAGTTGTTAGTATCTGCTAAATATGAATCTTAATCCAAAAAGCAGACAGACCTTCCACAaaccatatatatatatggagTCAAACTTAACTTAAACTTACTCAGATAGTTTTCCACAGTCTGTTTGTCAGGTGTAACAGTCCCATCTTTCCCAATCAACAATAACAAACTGTCACTAATAGAGTCATCTGTTACATCTGTTACCTTAACAACACTATTAGCCATTTCCTTTTAGTTTTCTGCTAATTAGAGAATTAcctaaaatttagaaaaatggttGTAATCCCCAGTTCAACAAACTTGAACTCGTAGAAGCTATTAAGTACCTAAGGCAGGGAAGCTCCAAGAATttgataatgaataatttatgttcaaaCCAAGGTGCAGTCTATGTCATTCCTTGTGCTTAGAGTTAAATTATTGACATAACTAGGAGGAGCCTcccaaaataaaaagaaaacaatggTAAATGCAGGTTGAATAATCCTTTATTTTACAATACAATTGTAATCTACAAAGTAAACTAAAACCTACAGCAACAACCAAATATGGATTTGCCGTAGTTGTTTAATGGGGCCGGCAGTGCGGTACGCTTCGAATGGgatataatttaaacaaaggtATGCCGCAGAGCATGGTATTTGCAGGGGgtatattgatttttattccACTCACTTTTTGCTTCTGACGCTATTCCCTGCGGGTGCTCTAGGTTCTCACCTTATTAAGAAACCTTTTGGCTgaaggaatttatttatatcttgAGAATGTTTCCAaggaaatcgaaaaatatgaGAAGATTTCTCTACGCTGGAAGAACACAACAAGCGTCATCCATTTTGTGTAAAGAAGCCAGCATGGAGAACAgaattgtcaaattagtcaACGTCAAACCAAATCGACGtcgaatttttgttatttaggaAGTTTCAATTGGCAAGTTTGCACTAGAACACACTAAGAACTTGTAAGAAGACGACGTTTTAAACGACATATCTAAACATTAAGATTTGCCGCCAAGATTCCAAAAAAGGGTAATGACCAGAAAAACAACATGGACGTAAACGATTGAACAACAAActgaattaaagtttttatataCGATTTTAtctatctaaaaaaaatgtcatccATATTCTCCAGAAGTTTCTCACAAAAACATTCCCAGTACCATTTTCACCCATGCACGGAAAACTTTCAAAAGATTTTAAGTGATGTTGGTGTAAGACTTTCCTTAAGTTCTGAAGAGTTACATGTTTTAAAACAGGAGCAGGCCCTTGTTGTAAGGGAGTTAAATaagtatttccaaaatgaagaGCCAGATTGTGTTGGACAGTTCTTGTCGGGGTTAAAATACTTGTGCcagaaggaaaaatatttcaagaaattccTTATTCCTACTGAGTTTGAGAAATCGGTGGAAAGTGAAGCTAAAATATATCAGAATAGTTTATTTGGGTAAAtaggtatatttttttgtatcttttatttggaaataagGCTCCATGCACAAAAAGGGAGTGTTGGAGTTGTGGATTTGTAAGGCATTATatattaaaactaactgagaataataTTCATCCTTTACTAAGGACTTTGGCCAAAACCCATGTTAACGTATCACCACATGCAGaacttagaaaaaatattacaaaatgaaCTGCCAGCATTATTCCAGATTTAATTTCCTGACTATTGTCAAAGGCATAGTGGCATATATTTGACCTATGATATTCTTTGTATCTTCAATGTAGTTTTGGCATTctttaattctaatttttttatatccagCGGTTTTATTGCACTATACATAATTACTAGGATAATTGTTTTtgcataaaacattttttatttgtctttttaacattgaaattttgttcattacATATCACTTTTGCTTCAtcatatcattttttaatactttttttttgctatgaTTACCTGGTTTGTAATTGTAATTCagtaaatagtttttgtttttgcaatCAAACTATTTAGGACAAAAACAATGTAAAAGAGATAAAGAATAGAACACTTCTTATCTTGTTTTGCCAAGACattcaaaaaaacataataatttaaatggcaTATTACTAGCTATTCCCCAGGAAGGAAGTctttgcaacttttttttgttttgtattacAGTATTTTCATCAGAGTTGACACCCTTCAAGACGAAATTCTTCAGTTGCTCTTAGACCATATAACCACAGCTGCTGATGATGAGGCCACCAGTGATACTGCCTGGTTAAGAACCTTATTGAAACCCCTTACATGCCTGCCCACTATCAAAAATGGGGAAAAACTTTCAAGGCGCCTACTGGATATTCTGGAAATTGCGAATCTCCCTTGTCAATTGGAAATCCTGGAAGCCCTCCCTGAGGTTATTCCTGACAACCAATGCGATTTCGCctcaaaacaattaattaagcTTCTTGACAACAATGAAGAATTATGCGGAGCAATAATTAATTGCTTAACCGCCTTAGATTTTGACACTGAGGTGCGGGGGCAAATCAACAATAAGATCATAGCCCGAATATCTGCTGGGGTTTCGCTGCGggtttatttgattttgataaaattcctTATCAGTGATAATTGCAAGTCTCCAAATATAGTGGCAACGTTGctgaaaattagaaattcgTTGGATAATATGATTGGGGTAAGCAGCAAGGAGAAGGAATCTGATAAAACTATGATTTTCCACTACTTACAATCATCTGCATTAGCCCAAAAGCATGTAGCTGAAGGATGGCTAAACACTATCTCAAATTGCAAAACTTCAATGGACCATAAACCTAttgattttcttataattGTGATGTTGCATCATGTGTTTGAAGGCCGGAAAAAAGTGATTGAGGCCATATTCAGAAAGCGCGTATCTCGTGGGTTATTTAAAGTTAACTTATTGGAAAAGGGTTTTGAGAAACatatgacacaacaatttCTGAACGACTATATGAACGATTTGATTCAAATCGGATGCTATCTATTGAGGTTTGCAAAGGATTCTATTGTAGCCAAGTTCTCTACGTCTTTATTTGACCTTCTCTTCAATAACAAATATACACAGGCGGTATATCGAGGAGAAATactgcaaaatttaataactttaactgGGACTAATGATCATATCACCATTAACACAGTTCTAAAGCTGATTTTATCGTTAGAAATGGCGAACCCTGATAAAGTTGGCACGCATGTGGCATTGTTGATGCAGCTACTTGAGAAACTGGACACTTTAGATTTGAATGATGTGAAGATCGTCTTTGAAATTCTGTGTTATTTGCTGTGCGGGAGTATGGCGTCTCATGACTATACAGGCTttaaggatcaaatttgtatTCTTATTAGGAAACTATTATCTCGTTCTGAAAGGTGCATTAAACACATAGGTATTGTTAGTGCCATTGTGATGGTGAAGCATAGTGTGTCAGTAGATGGTGAACAAGATATTTTGATAGATGATTCTCTAACAAACGAGCTTTGTGGAGCACCCAAATTTAGTTCGGAACTGTTGGAGCTTGTCATAAGTGCCGCAGGAGATGATCCCGATTTATTATGTCTCTACTACGACCAGTTAGCTTCAATTTTAGCAAGCAGTCAGgcttttgataaatatttccattattggCTGTTCAATAAGATCGAACACGATTTCCAAAATGTGTTTCTTACCAAATCCATTCCAGAAACCACTAGTGATTTAAAATTCTCAGTGCAGTACGTTTTAAATAAACCTGAAGAAACCAAAGAGAACTTTGCAGTTAACATTGTTGGGTACACAGTGAGCGACAAAAACTTTAAAGTATTAACGTTAGCTCCATATTTTCGCGTATTGAGGCTGCTCCATTTTAGGCAGTATGAGCACCTGTCTGAAATAGACTCCTTATTAGGCTGTGGAGTATTGCTACCTGATGTAGATGATCCTAACGACTTGGATGTCGATGAAATAAAGCAAGTCTGCGACTGCTTGTTTCATTGCGTCAATTGGTTCCGGGAGATTGTTAACGCTTTCGTTACTCAAAAGCATGTTTCCATAAAGGCAAAAGTGATTCAACGGCTAGATAATTTGATTGAGGTGGAGGATAAATTAGTGGTCTTCTTGCAGCGGGTTCCAGGACATAATTTGCCTATAAATCATTTGTACTCGGACCGCAACGTCAAGAAGCAACCCCTGGCGAGAAAGGACCCGAAAAATcctaagaaaaaatttaaatcgaattcCATAGTGGCAAATGATACTTTAAACACAAGTATGAATACCCAGGAGGTTACTGCACCTAAGACAAAAAGTCCATcgagtttaaataaaaagcttatttcaattcaattcagGGTAATGGATACGGACATAATACGACTAATAAAATACCCCTTAACCTTCAACGGTCAAAGAGAAAGTGCACAGGAGCTTACGCTAAATCTCCAGCAAGTGAAATTTATCTTAACtgatttcatttcaaaactgATCACTTTAACTCAAAATAAAAGAGAGTCAGGTCTTTCTCATTTAAATGAGGTAAATCCAGAGCATCTAATCCAAGATTGCGTGCACATTGTCCGATATTTGAGCAATTTCCTGAACATTATCGTCAACAAAATCGGCGAGCTCTTGAAAGAACCTGAAGAAAGTCGTTATACTGAGGAAGCGAATGACATTAAAACCTGCTTTGGGAATATCCTCCAGTCCTACTGCTTGATCTTCCAATGGCCAGGTTTTCAACATACCACCAGAAGTGGTTTGTTGAAAGATATTCTGAAATCCACTAGAGAAGCTAACAATAGTCAAACCGTCATCTCGGTTAACAGATTGATTATAGATTTTACTGTTAAAATTGCACAATATGATGAGCATTGCCTGCATTTGTCGCATGCCGTAAGTCTAGTAAACACCATAGAAGCCCTCCATTCTCTTACAATACCGACTGAAGAAATAAAGAATAAGTTATCGTTTTTAGCTGAAAGCTTCCTGAAAAGACGATGGTACgattttattggaaaacttGATCATGGGCAGCAATCCAACAAAAATTTGGACGTTATAGTAAGAGCTTTTCTAAAGGACGTTAAGGTGGAGAAAATTGCTGAACTAATAGAGAGTTTAACTGAAGACGTAGCATATCTTGAAGCGAAAGACGGATCTTTATCTATGTTTCCTGCAATAGACAAAAAGAACTTTCATGTGTTTTATTTGGAAATGTGCAATGCACAGCTAGACGCAGTAAAAACCGAAATCCAGGCTTTAACTGACTTGGACCACCTCTGTTTATGGCTCACAGTCTCTGGCACGTTAACCAACCTTATGATCATCGCCAAAGCTGTAAACAACCGCACAAACTTAGCTTGCTTCCTGAAGAAGACTATAGGCGTCCTGAAGGTGTTTTTATCAGATGGGATCCCaatgatggaaattttattcaaaagcaGTCCAACTGAGGTGTGTAAAGTTTTTAGAACTATTCAGACAACCACAAGATTTCTTCATCATCTTTGTTGTCAGTCTAAGCTCACCAAAGATACGAGTATATTACCCCATATTCCTTCTTTTAAGCAAACAATAGAGTCCATTATATATAGGGTGAAAGCAGCTTTGGTGGCTAATGATTGTGCGTCTGGTTTCTGGTTGGGCAACTTGCGGAATAAAGATATAGACAGGCAGGTCATTTTGTCACAAAGCACAGAGGTGTCGTCCAGTGCTACTGAGGAGGGCGAGGACAATCAACAGCTACCTagtgatgatgatgatgacgggattattataaatgaaaCCCAGTCAGATAATGATTCTATTGAGAGTGAAGTGTTTGATGGTTCAGAAGATTATGCAGAATAGGACTACTTTTTTATCTTTGttgttgttaaattatttttatgcgtaTTTAGTCaagtttatgtaaaaattttgaaatatatttttctacatttgttaaagaagtcttttatttcaaattcccAGAAAAGTTTTGGGTCGATGAGCGTCTGTGATCGGATTTAAGTTCTTTCTTTCTATGATAAAAAGCTTTatcagaaataattatttatctaattttaatttttttttccttatttttaatttatattgtaTTGCCCAtccaattttttatgtaaacatATTAAGTTCAAAAATACATTGAAATTGTGCGAGAAAATGGCGTCCTCGGTGTTTGGTGTTGCCACATTTGACATCGCggcttattaaatttaattcatgcACAGTTTGAAGTTTTGGCAACATATCAAACAAACATTTGTCACCATCAGctgttatttgtttatattttgaaaacaccGAATTCTAAAACTCTCATTCTTAGTTATAAAGCCGTAAAAATAATGGTAATTCGAATTCACTTAttgaatttctattatttcctGAAACCTGACTGAGGATAAAGgatctaataataaaaaatttccctAATCAATGAATACATCATGCTCTTTAGTTAAATATACTTTGCATACATGATTGAACCTGACAGGGTTAGGTTCGCGATTTAGGTAGATTTATTAcgaaacacacacacacatacagttattaattatatttataaacaaaatattaataaagaagATACCCTTTGGACTTTGATCCAAGTTCAATGTTTGGGCCAGCTGCCATATGGCCTTGACCATGGTGACATTGCATCACATCTTTCAAAAAAAGTGGTTACTTTTGCCACAGGAGAAATCTGCAAAAGGAGTAAAACttgagttattttattaaacattttatagtTCATCGGTATTATTGAAAGAAGGTAGAAGATCCGCAGAGATTGGTAATAGCACTCAATCTTGAGTCTATAGAATGTCCCTACTTTTTTTCCTGCCAAGAAAGTTTACTATTACTAGTGTAATTTCAATGTAAGTATCCCTAACATTTAATACAAAACTAAGTCACTAATagtcaataattattaattgatgATTACTTGACCTTTGAATCTAGCCTTGAACCTTATCATTGGTATTACACTGGTTAAAAAATGGTCTCCtataattaatcaaaattttcaaaatcaatatttgGCAAACAGTTTATTAAGattattaaagcaaaaactACATGCTTTTTTAGCAGTAAATTTAGTGGTTCAAATggacagaaaataaaaaagacaaTGAGTTTACTGCATGATGGCTTGCCCCTTACTGGATATCAATTTACTCGAGTATCATCTGACAATGGAAAGAATGAGGCCACCATACCCATCGACATTAAAGTAACTTTAAAAGAACGTACGCATTTGTTAGttatatttaattgataaaattgtaataaagaaTGTTGATCAATAGTGAAACTGGCATTAGCCAAAGAAATGGGGGTTGACCATCCTTTCAAACCATATTCAATGAACCGAGGACATTTAACTAAATATCTTCCAAAATCTCAGGAAGAATTGCCTAAAAGGTCAATGCAAGAGAGCTATATTGAAGCCATAATCCCATTGTCACAAGACAGAGCACTGCAAGAAAAGTACACTACTTTCCTTGGGTCTGTGAGAGTTGGGAGATTGGTGGAAGATATGGATATTTTTACTGGTAAATTTTACAGACTACTTGCTTATTTCAGTATTATTGTATGTGAGATTTTAGTTATTGTTGCTCAGAAACATATTGTTAATCCTAGAGTTCCAAAAGGGACT
The sequence above is a segment of the Euwallacea fornicatus isolate EFF26 chromosome 16, ASM4011564v1, whole genome shotgun sequence genome. Coding sequences within it:
- the LOC136344122 gene encoding Fanconi anemia group D2 protein, translating into MSSIFSRSFSQKHSQYHFHPCTENFQKILSDVGVRLSLSSEELHVLKQEQALVVRELNKYFQNEEPDCVGQFLSGLKYLCQKEKYFKKFLIPTEFEKSVESEAKIYQNSLFGIFIRVDTLQDEILQLLLDHITTAADDEATSDTAWLRTLLKPLTCLPTIKNGEKLSRRLLDILEIANLPCQLEILEALPEVIPDNQCDFASKQLIKLLDNNEELCGAIINCLTALDFDTEVRGQINNKIIARISAGVSLRVYLILIKFLISDNCKSPNIVATLLKIRNSLDNMIGVSSKEKESDKTMIFHYLQSSALAQKHVAEGWLNTISNCKTSMDHKPIDFLIIVMLHHVFEGRKKVIEAIFRKRVSRGLFKVNLLEKGFEKHMTQQFLNDYMNDLIQIGCYLLRFAKDSIVAKFSTSLFDLLFNNKYTQAVYRGEILQNLITLTGTNDHITINTVLKLILSLEMANPDKVGTHVALLMQLLEKLDTLDLNDVKIVFEILCYLLCGSMASHDYTGFKDQICILIRKLLSRSERCIKHIGIVSAIVMVKHSVSVDGEQDILIDDSLTNELCGAPKFSSELLELVISAAGDDPDLLCLYYDQLASILASSQAFDKYFHYWLFNKIEHDFQNVFLTKSIPETTSDLKFSVQYVLNKPEETKENFAVNIVGYTVSDKNFKVLTLAPYFRVLRLLHFRQYEHLSEIDSLLGCGVLLPDVDDPNDLDVDEIKQVCDCLFHCVNWFREIVNAFVTQKHVSIKAKVIQRLDNLIEVEDKLVVFLQRVPGHNLPINHLYSDRNVKKQPLARKDPKNPKKKFKSNSIVANDTLNTSMNTQEVTAPKTKSPSSLNKKLISIQFRVMDTDIIRLIKYPLTFNGQRESAQELTLNLQQVKFILTDFISKLITLTQNKRESGLSHLNEVNPEHLIQDCVHIVRYLSNFLNIIVNKIGELLKEPEESRYTEEANDIKTCFGNILQSYCLIFQWPGFQHTTRSGLLKDILKSTREANNSQTVISVNRLIIDFTVKIAQYDEHCLHLSHAVSLVNTIEALHSLTIPTEEIKNKLSFLAESFLKRRWYDFIGKLDHGQQSNKNLDVIVRAFLKDVKVEKIAELIESLTEDVAYLEAKDGSLSMFPAIDKKNFHVFYLEMCNAQLDAVKTEIQALTDLDHLCLWLTVSGTLTNLMIIAKAVNNRTNLACFLKKTIGVLKVFLSDGIPMMEILFKSSPTEVCKVFRTIQTTTRFLHHLCCQSKLTKDTSILPHIPSFKQTIESIIYRVKAALVANDCASGFWLGNLRNKDIDRQVILSQSTEVSSSATEEGEDNQQLPSDDDDDGIIINETQSDNDSIESEVFDGSEDYAE